A genomic region of Melanotaenia boesemani isolate fMelBoe1 chromosome 13, fMelBoe1.pri, whole genome shotgun sequence contains the following coding sequences:
- the irx7 gene encoding iroquois homeobox 7, giving the protein MPASQTGFGNFVLERNISMPTGYQIPVLGCPPGVPQQQAQHLAAMAAGVPITYSGLQGYNFIPYPHHRHITHMSNSFDLKAASPYHHALLAARGGTFYPPYRPGAVEDPSRVAKVATRESTGALKAWLNEHLKNPYPTKGEKIMLAIITKMSLTQVSTWFANARRRLKKENRVSWASKGKSDEEDEEQDGESEDEESPLEKCHLNEREKEEAEPRSGRADTGEQVESALESCAPVDARLETTQQSSEHEDKELGLVKKVESGDSEQTPSALENKENAVSQKPKIWSLAETATSETVKKPVDSIYHPAGKLWADWASRNGLLLPTYYTTHEIV; this is encoded by the exons ATGCCCGCATCTCAAACTGGATTTGGCAACTTTGTCTTGGAGAGGAACATCAGCATGCCAACTGGATATCAGATCCCGGTGCTGGGATGCCCGCCGGGTGTTCCACAGCAGCAGGCTCAGCATCTCGCGGCTATGGCAGCCGGAGTTCCTATTACATACTCGGGACTACAGGGATACAACTTTATCCCCTATCCGCACCACAGGCACATCACACACATG agcaacagtttcgACCTGAAGGCCGCCTCTCCCTACCACCACGCTCTCCTAGCTGCTCGCGGGGGTACATTTTATCCTCCCTACCGTCCGGGAGCAGTTGAGGATCCCTCAAGGGTTGCAAAGGTGGCCACCCGGGAGAGCACTGGTGCTCTAAAGGCCTGGCTGAACGAGCACCTGAAGAACCCGTATCCCACCAAGGGCGAGAAAATCATGCTCGCAATCATCACCAAAATGAGCCTCACCCAGGTCTCCACCTGGTTCGCCAACGCAAGGCGACGTCTGAAAAAGGAGAATAGGGTCAGCTGGGCGTCGAAGGGGAAATCAGACGAGGAGGACGAGGAGCAGGACGGGGAGAGCGAGGACGAGGAGAGTCCATTAGAGAAATGTCATTTGAATGAGCGTGAgaaggaggaggcagagcctCGCAGTGGCCGCGCAGACACCGGTGAGCAGGTCGAGAGCGCGCTGGAGAGTTGCGCACCGGTGGATGCGCGCTTGGAAACCACGCAACAAAGCAGCGAACATGAGGACAAGGAACTTGGACTAGTCAAGAAAGTTGAAAGCGGGGATTCTGAGCAAACGCCATCAGCtttggaaaataaagagaacGCAGTGAGCCAGAAACCAAAAATCTGGTCTTTGGCGGAGACGGCCACCTCAGAGACTGTGAAGAAACCCGTGGACAGTATTTACCACCCCGCTGGGAAACTCTGGGCGGACTGGGCTTCACGAAACGGACTCTTACTTCCAACATATTATACAACTCATGAAATAGTCTGA
- the cd40 gene encoding tumor necrosis factor receptor superfamily member 5 isoform X1, with product MKMRVYLLFAVGALTAMAAAQPHCDPQTQYEKNGMCCNMCKPGTRMLPQSTCQDPVCEACGKNEYMDKYTKSDKCNLQPYCDPNKNFQVAIHNNHLEKTICVCKEGFHCSSSECITCVQHTKCHPGFGVHSKGNQTHDTVCKRCPGGTFSNESSSDGACLEWTECTFGYEEDKAGTATSDTTCVRTFRDHYIAVIIVVIIALFVICAGIAGFVYKKKSGYMEIRAKVYACMGCQETERITQAEQGTLAEKDTLAEKDTLAERSIPVENEDEEGSLDHGVTENGNVLTQEYGKMDILSRQESQTQESCSM from the exons ATGAAGATGCGTGTTTACCTGCTGTTTGCCGTGGGCGCCTTGACG GCGATGGCCGCAGCGCAGCCCCACTGTGACCCCCAAACGCAGTATGAAAAAAATGGGATGTGCTGCAACATGTGCAAACCAG GAACCAGAATGTTGCCCCAGAGCACCTGCCAGGATCCTGTTTGCGAAGCGTGTGGAAAAAACGAATATATGGACAAATACACAAAATCTGACAAATGCAATCTTCAGCCGTACTGCGACCCGA ATAAAAACTTCCAGGTTGCCATCCATAATAATCATTTGGAAAAAACCATCTGTGTCTGTAAAGAGGGATTTCACTGCTCCAGCAGTGAATGTATAACCTGTGTACAACACACTAAGTGTCACCCTGGATTTGGAGTTCATTCCAAAG GCAATCAAACGCATGACACAGTTTGCAAGCGATGTCCAGGTGGTACGTTTTCCAACGAGAGCTCAAGCGACGGCGCCTGTCTGGAATGGACCGA ATGTACGTTTGGATACGAAGAGGATAAGGCTGGAACAGCGACGTCTGACACCACATGTG TGAGAACATTTCGGGATCATTATATAGCGGTCATTATTGTGGTAATCATAGCTTTGTTTGTAATTTGTGCTGGAATCGCCGGGTTTGTCTATAAAA AAAAATCAGGATACATGGAAATTAGAGCAAAGGTATAT GCTTGCATGGGATGCCAGGAGACTGAAAGAATTACTCAAGCTGAGCAAGGCACCCTGGCTGAGAAAGACACCCTGGCTGAGAAAGACACGCTGGCTGAGCGAAGCATACCCGTCGAGAACGAAGATGAAGAGGGCAGCCTGGACCATGGAGTTACAGAAAATGGAAACGTTCTGACCCAGGAGTATGGGAAAATGGACATTCTCTCTCGTCAGGAGTCACAAACACAGGAATCTTGTTCGATGTGA
- the cd40 gene encoding tumor necrosis factor receptor superfamily member 5 isoform X2 — MKMRVYLLFAVGALTAMAAAQPHCDPQTQYEKNGMCCNMCKPGTRMLPQSTCQDPVCEACGKNEYMDKYTKSDKCNLQPYCDPNKNFQVAIHNNHLEKTICVCKEGFHCSSSECITCVQHTKCHPGFGVHSKGNQTHDTVCKRCPGGTFSNESSSDGACLEWTECTFGYEEDKAGTATSDTTCVRTFRDHYIAVIIVVIIALFVICAGIAGFVYKKKSGYMEIRAKACMGCQETERITQAEQGTLAEKDTLAEKDTLAERSIPVENEDEEGSLDHGVTENGNVLTQEYGKMDILSRQESQTQESCSM, encoded by the exons ATGAAGATGCGTGTTTACCTGCTGTTTGCCGTGGGCGCCTTGACG GCGATGGCCGCAGCGCAGCCCCACTGTGACCCCCAAACGCAGTATGAAAAAAATGGGATGTGCTGCAACATGTGCAAACCAG GAACCAGAATGTTGCCCCAGAGCACCTGCCAGGATCCTGTTTGCGAAGCGTGTGGAAAAAACGAATATATGGACAAATACACAAAATCTGACAAATGCAATCTTCAGCCGTACTGCGACCCGA ATAAAAACTTCCAGGTTGCCATCCATAATAATCATTTGGAAAAAACCATCTGTGTCTGTAAAGAGGGATTTCACTGCTCCAGCAGTGAATGTATAACCTGTGTACAACACACTAAGTGTCACCCTGGATTTGGAGTTCATTCCAAAG GCAATCAAACGCATGACACAGTTTGCAAGCGATGTCCAGGTGGTACGTTTTCCAACGAGAGCTCAAGCGACGGCGCCTGTCTGGAATGGACCGA ATGTACGTTTGGATACGAAGAGGATAAGGCTGGAACAGCGACGTCTGACACCACATGTG TGAGAACATTTCGGGATCATTATATAGCGGTCATTATTGTGGTAATCATAGCTTTGTTTGTAATTTGTGCTGGAATCGCCGGGTTTGTCTATAAAA AAAAATCAGGATACATGGAAATTAGAGCAAAG GCTTGCATGGGATGCCAGGAGACTGAAAGAATTACTCAAGCTGAGCAAGGCACCCTGGCTGAGAAAGACACCCTGGCTGAGAAAGACACGCTGGCTGAGCGAAGCATACCCGTCGAGAACGAAGATGAAGAGGGCAGCCTGGACCATGGAGTTACAGAAAATGGAAACGTTCTGACCCAGGAGTATGGGAAAATGGACATTCTCTCTCGTCAGGAGTCACAAACACAGGAATCTTGTTCGATGTGA